From one Gossypium hirsutum isolate 1008001.06 chromosome D08, Gossypium_hirsutum_v2.1, whole genome shotgun sequence genomic stretch:
- the LOC107933767 gene encoding uncharacterized protein, producing MHFKFLLLLNPYIIFISAQAEVVAAYPKIRDADAQNSLLRAENGSMKEKLSVLSGEIMLKEAKYHELKKEKGALKQLSLMHLSPAFAESSQPNHYGYPPVNNMAMDQPGFNQFVGAVAPPPMMQNQNTENEFGFDVNFGDNYNPM from the exons ATGCACTTTAAATTTCTTTTGCTGCTAAACCCTTACATTATCTTTATATCTGCACAGGCAGAAGTGGTGGCCGCCTATCCCAAGATCAGAGATGCTGATGCTCAGAACTCATTGCTGCGAGCGGAGAATGGTTCCATGAAGGAAAAGCTGTCAGTCCTCTCTGGAGAGATTATGTTGAAAGAAG CCAAATATCATGAGCTAAAGAAGGAGAAGGGCGCGTTGAAGCAACTGTCTCTGATGCATCTATCACCCGCATTTGCAGAATCCTCCCAACCAAATCATTACGGCTACCCACCGGTGAATAATATGGCCATGGATCAACCAGGATTCAATCAGTTTGTGGGAGCAGTAGCTCCGCCGCCAATGATGCAGAATCAAAATACTGAGAACGAGTTTGGGTTTGATGTCAACTTTGGAGACAACTATAATCCGATGTGA